One window from the genome of Magnolia sinica isolate HGM2019 chromosome 4, MsV1, whole genome shotgun sequence encodes:
- the LOC131243791 gene encoding L-type lectin-domain containing receptor kinase IV.1-like isoform X1, translating into MFSKLLIGFLFMRLTACKSDVDFIYNGFHSANMSLNGSAEITSDGLLLLINSQFQKGLAFYPIPLNFKPSQGKIQSFSTNFIFAIVLQYPNLNGGGAAFVISPSKELPGGQLGSFMGIFNKKNVGNSSNHIVTIELDTYFNPDYGDINDNHVGININGLVSNVSAPAAYFSNMSGGFKNLSLVSGEPMHIWVEYNGLQNQLNVTLSPINSPKPDRPLLSWTVDLSSIMIDDMYIGFSSSTLSAPTSNYILGWSFKMNGQAQALDPSRLPKLPRIGPKKKPKLLTIGLPVIVLFFTLTAISTIGLIVRRKIKFTEILEDWEHQYGPHRFSYKDLFMATKGFTDKELLGFGGFGRVYRGILSDSKMEVAVKRVSHESRQGMREFISEIVSLGRLRHRNLVQLLGYCRRKRELLLVYDFMPNGSLDKFLFDHPKSMLSWNQRFRIVKGVASGLLYLHEEWEQVVLHRDIKASNVLLDREMNGRLGDFGLARLYDHGTDPQTTHMVGTFGYLAPELTGTGKVTTSTDVFAFGAFMLEVACGRRPINPRSSSEEMILVEWVSECWRKGTILAAADPKLGLDFEVEEMELVMKLGLLCSHPSSAERPTMRQVMQFLDGDAPLPKLSWHGLGAAILAVGHLKGTDDLRLLYPSSFEQGFASTSSVMESVLSGGR; encoded by the coding sequence ATGTTCTCCAAGCTCCTAATAGGGTTTCTCTTCATGAGACTTACAGCTTGCAAAAGCGACGTCGATTTCATTTACAACGGATTCCACAGTGCTAACATGAGCTTGAATGGCAGTGCAGAGATCACATCCGATGGCCTCTTGCTTCTCATCAATTCCCAATTTCAAAAGGGCCTCGCCTTCTACCCCATTCCCCTTAACTTCAAACCTTCACAAGGTAAAATTCAATCTTTCTCTACCAATTTCATCTTTGCGATCGTGCTTCAGTATCCGAATTTGAATGGCGGTGGGGCCGCCTTTGTGATCTCACCCTCAAAAGAGTTACCAGGAGGTCAACTAGGCTCATTCATGGGCATCTTCAATAAGAAGAACGTTGGCAATTCGTCGAATCACATAGTTACTATCGAGCTGGATACGTACTTTAATCCAGACTACGGTGATATCAATGACAACCATGTTGGAATCAACATCAATGGCTTAGTTTCCAACGTATCCGCTCCTGCAGCTTACTTTAGTAATATGAGCGGTGGGTTTAAGAATTTAAGTCTTGTAAGCGGAGAACCGATGCATATCTGGGTAGAATACAATGGTCTCCAAAATCAACTCAATGTAACATTATCTCCTATCAACTCACCTAAACCTGATCGTCCACTCTTGTCATGGACAGTGGATCTTTCATCGATCATGATCGACGACATGTATATTGGTTTCTCTTCATCAACGTTGTCGGCTCCAACATCTAATTACATCTTGGGATGGAGCTTTAAGATGAACGGTCAAGCTCAGGCCCTTGATCCCTCACGCCTTCCTAAGCTTCCACGGATAGGACCCAAAAAGAAACCAAAGCTTTTAACAATAGGGTTACCAGTGATTGTGCTATTTTTCACCTTAACAGCCATCTCAACCATCGGTCTCATCGTGAGAAGGAAGATCAAGTTCACTGAAATATTAGAGGACTGGGAACACCAATATGGGCCCCACCGGTTCTCGTACAAGGATCTATTCATGGCCACTAAGGGCTTCACAGACAAAGAGCTCCTGGGGTTTGGAGGTTTCGGGAGGGTTTATCGAGGAATTTTATCGGACTCGAAGATGGAAGTGGCTGTGAAGAGAGTCTCTCATGAATCTCGACAAGGGATGCGAGAATTCATATCTGAGATCGTGAGCCTGGGTCGCCTCCGTCACCGGAACTTGGTGCAACTTCTCGGCTATTGCCGGCGAAAAAGAGAACTACTGCTGGTCTATGATTTCATGCCCAATGGAAGTCTGGACAAGTTCCTCTTTGACCATCCAAAATCAATGCTGAGCTGGAATCAACGGTTTCGGATAGTCAAAGGAGTAGCTTCAGGGCTTCTTTACTTGCACGAGGAATGGGAGCAGGTGGTTCTTCACAGAGACATCAAAGCCAGCAATGTTTTATTAGATAGAGAGATGAACGGTAGATTGGGCGACTTCGGACTTGCCAGATTGTACGATCATGGGACCGATCCACAGACGACCCACATGGTTGGGACCTTCGGATATCTTGCACCGGAGCTGACTGGGACTGGTAAGGTCACTACAAGCACTGACGTGTTCGCATTCGGAGCTTTCATGCTCGAGGTTGCTTGCGGGAGAAGGCCCATCAATCCACGATCGTCATCGGAGGAAATGATCTTGGTCGAATGGGTATCAGAATGCTGGAGGAAAGGGACAATTCTGGCGGCTGCAGATCCGAAACTGGGGCTGGACTTTGAGGTTGAGGAGATGGAGTTGGTGATGAAGCTTGGATTACTGTGTTCTCACCCTTCTTCGGCTGAGAGGCCGACCATGCGGCAAGTAATGCAGTTTTTGGACGGCGATGCTCCTTTACCTAAGCTCTCATGGCACGGTCTTGGAGCAGCGATTCTGGCGGTGGGCCATCTTAAAGGGACAGATGATCTACGCTTGTTGTATCCTTCTTCTTTTGAACAGGGGTTCGCAAGCACATCATCGGTGATGGAATCAGTCCTCTCCGGTGGCCGTTGA
- the LOC131243791 gene encoding L-type lectin-domain containing receptor kinase SIT2-like isoform X2 — protein MFSKLLIGFLFMRLTACKSDVDFIYNGFHSANMSLNGSAEITSDGLLLLINSQFQKGLAFYPIPLNFKPSQAISTIGLIVRRKIKFTEILEDWEHQYGPHRFSYKDLFMATKGFTDKELLGFGGFGRVYRGILSDSKMEVAVKRVSHESRQGMREFISEIVSLGRLRHRNLVQLLGYCRRKRELLLVYDFMPNGSLDKFLFDHPKSMLSWNQRFRIVKGVASGLLYLHEEWEQVVLHRDIKASNVLLDREMNGRLGDFGLARLYDHGTDPQTTHMVGTFGYLAPELTGTGKVTTSTDVFAFGAFMLEVACGRRPINPRSSSEEMILVEWVSECWRKGTILAAADPKLGLDFEVEEMELVMKLGLLCSHPSSAERPTMRQVMQFLDGDAPLPKLSWHGLGAAILAVGHLKGTDDLRLLYPSSFEQGFASTSSVMESVLSGGR, from the exons ATGTTCTCCAAGCTCCTAATAGGGTTTCTCTTCATGAGACTTACAGCTTGCAAAAGCGACGTCGATTTCATTTACAACGGATTCCACAGTGCTAACATGAGCTTGAATGGCAGTGCAGAGATCACATCCGATGGCCTCTTGCTTCTCATCAATTCCCAATTTCAAAAGGGCCTCGCCTTCTACCCCATTCCCCTTAACTTCAAACCTTCACAAG CCATCTCAACCATCGGTCTCATCGTGAGAAGGAAGATCAAGTTCACTGAAATATTAGAGGACTGGGAACACCAATATGGGCCCCACCGGTTCTCGTACAAGGATCTATTCATGGCCACTAAGGGCTTCACAGACAAAGAGCTCCTGGGGTTTGGAGGTTTCGGGAGGGTTTATCGAGGAATTTTATCGGACTCGAAGATGGAAGTGGCTGTGAAGAGAGTCTCTCATGAATCTCGACAAGGGATGCGAGAATTCATATCTGAGATCGTGAGCCTGGGTCGCCTCCGTCACCGGAACTTGGTGCAACTTCTCGGCTATTGCCGGCGAAAAAGAGAACTACTGCTGGTCTATGATTTCATGCCCAATGGAAGTCTGGACAAGTTCCTCTTTGACCATCCAAAATCAATGCTGAGCTGGAATCAACGGTTTCGGATAGTCAAAGGAGTAGCTTCAGGGCTTCTTTACTTGCACGAGGAATGGGAGCAGGTGGTTCTTCACAGAGACATCAAAGCCAGCAATGTTTTATTAGATAGAGAGATGAACGGTAGATTGGGCGACTTCGGACTTGCCAGATTGTACGATCATGGGACCGATCCACAGACGACCCACATGGTTGGGACCTTCGGATATCTTGCACCGGAGCTGACTGGGACTGGTAAGGTCACTACAAGCACTGACGTGTTCGCATTCGGAGCTTTCATGCTCGAGGTTGCTTGCGGGAGAAGGCCCATCAATCCACGATCGTCATCGGAGGAAATGATCTTGGTCGAATGGGTATCAGAATGCTGGAGGAAAGGGACAATTCTGGCGGCTGCAGATCCGAAACTGGGGCTGGACTTTGAGGTTGAGGAGATGGAGTTGGTGATGAAGCTTGGATTACTGTGTTCTCACCCTTCTTCGGCTGAGAGGCCGACCATGCGGCAAGTAATGCAGTTTTTGGACGGCGATGCTCCTTTACCTAAGCTCTCATGGCACGGTCTTGGAGCAGCGATTCTGGCGGTGGGCCATCTTAAAGGGACAGATGATCTACGCTTGTTGTATCCTTCTTCTTTTGAACAGGGGTTCGCAAGCACATCATCGGTGATGGAATCAGTCCTCTCCGGTGGCCGTTGA
- the LOC131243792 gene encoding L-type lectin-domain containing receptor kinase SIT2-like produces MFRKLLLWFLLMKYAAHKGDGSDFIYNGFRGANISLDGAAEITSHGLLILTNSAQQKGHACYPIPLHFKPSYGKNQSFSTNFVFAIVPKYRNVSSFGAAFVISPSKEFPVGQVGQYMGIFNPTNNGNLSNHIAAIELDTVLNPEFGDINGNHVGVDINGLDSITSAPAAYFSNMSGRFKNLSLISGEPMHVWVEYNGVQNQLNVTLSPIDLPKPDLPLLSSMVDLSSIMLDDMYIGFSSSTMSVPSSSYILGWSFKMNGQAPALDSSRLPKLPRIGPKKKSELLTIGLPVIVLFSTLTAISAVGLIVRRKIKFAEILEEWEHQYGTHRFSYKDLFMATKGFTDKELLGVGGFGRVYRGVLSASKMEVAVKRVSHESRQGMREFISEIMSLGRLRHRNLVQLLGYCRRKRELLLVYDFMPNGSLDKSLFDHPNSMLTWSQRFGIIKGVASALLYLHEEWEQVVLHRDIKASNVLLDNEMNGRLGDFGLARLYDHGTDPQTTHMVGTFGYLAPELTRTGKASTSTDVFAFGAFMLEVACGKRPIDPQSSADEVILVQWVWECWRRGTILAAADPKLLLDYVMEEMELVLKLGLLCSHRFSAARPSMRQIMQFLDQDVPLPELSSDGLGAAILSVGHYKGSDDLRVSYTSSEQGLASTSSVTGSVLSGGR; encoded by the coding sequence ATGTTTAGAAAGCTCCTACTGTGGTTTCTCCTCATGAAATATGCAGCTCACAAAGGCGACGGCAGCGATTTCATTTACAATGGATTTCGTGGTGCTAACATAAGCTTAGACGGAGCGGCAGAGATCACATCCCATGGTCTCCTGATTCTCACCAATTCTGCACAACAAAAGGGCCACGCTTGCTACCCCATTCCTCTTCACTTCAAACCTTCATACGGTAAAAATCAATCTTTCTCTACCAATTTCGTCTTTGCGATCGTGCCCAAGTATCGGAATGTGAGTAGCTTTGGGGCCGCCTTCGTGATCTCACCCTCAAAAGAGTTCCCAGTAGGTCAAGTGGGTCAGTACATGGGCATCTTCAATCCAACGAACAACGGAAATTTGTCGAATCACATTGCTGCCATTGAGCTTGACACAGTCCTTAATCCAGAATTTGGTGATATCAATGGCAACCATGTCGGAGTCGACATCAATGGCTTAGATTCCATCACATCCGCTCCTGCAGCTTACTTCAGTAATATGAGCGGCAGGTTTAAGAATCTAAGCCTTATAAGTGGAGAACCGATGCATGTTTGGGTAGAATACAATGGTGTCCAAAACCAACTCAATGTAACATTATCTCCTATCGACTTACCTAAACCTGATCTTCCACTCTTATCATCCATGGTGGATCTTTCATCGATCATGTTAGACGACATGTATATTGGTTTTTCTTCATCAACCATGTCAGTTCCATCATCTAGTTACATCTTGGGATGGAGCTTTAAGATGAACGGTCAAGCTCCGGCCCTTGATTCCTCGCGCCTTCCTAAACTTCCACGGATAGGACCCAAAAAGAAATCGGAGCTTTTAACAATTGGGTTGCCAGTAATTGTGCTATTTTCCACCTTAACAGCTATCTCAGCTGTTGGTCTCATCGTGAGAAGGAAGATCAAGTTCGCTGAAATACTAGAGGAATGGGAACACCAATATGGGACCCACCGGTTCTCGTACAAGGATCTATTCATGGCCACTAAAGGCTTCACAGACAAAGAGCTCCTGGGGGTCGGAGGTTTTGGGAGGGTTTACCGAGGAGTTTTATCGGCCTCAAAGATGGAAGTGGCTGTGAAGAGAGTCTCTCATGAATCTCGACAAGGGATGCGTGAATTCATATCTGAGATCATGAGCCTGGGTCGCCTTCGTCACCGGAACTTGGTGCAACTTCTCGGCTACTGCCGGAGAAAGAGAGAGCTCCTACTGGTCTATGATTTCATGCCCAATGGAAGCTTAGACAAGTCCCTCTTTGATCATCCAAATTCGATGCTGACATGGAGTCAACGGTTTGGGATAATCAAAGGAGTAGCCTCAGCGCTTCTATACTTGCACGAGGAATGGGAGCAGGTGGTTCTTCACAGAGACATCAAAGCCAGCAATGTTTTATTAGATAACGAGATGAACGGTAGATTAGGCGACTTCGGCCTTGCCAGATTGTACGATCATGGGACTGATCCACAGACGACCCACATGGTGGGGACCTTCGGATATCTTGCACCGGAGCTGACTAGGACTGGGAAGGCCAGCACAAGCACTGACGTGTTCGCATTCGGAGCTTTCATGCTCGAGGTTGCTTGCGGGAAGAGGCCCATCGATCCCCAATCGTCGGCGGATGAAGTGATCTTAGTCCAATGGGTGTGGGAATGCTGGAGGAGAGGGACAATTCTGGCGGCAGCGGATCCGAAACTGTTACTTGACTATGtgatggaggagatggagttGGTGCTGAAGCTTGGATTACTATGCTCGCATCGGTTTTCAGCCGCAAGGCCGAGCATGCGGCAAATAATGCAGTTTTTGGACCAAGATGTACCTTTACCCGAGCTCTCATCCGATGGTCTGGGTGCGGCGATCCTGTCAGTGGGCCATTATAAAGGGTCCGATGATCTACGCGTGTCATATACTTCTTCGGAACAGGGGCTTGCAAGCACATCATCTGTGACAGGGTCGGTACTCTCCGGTGGTCGTTGA